Part of the Candidatus Cloacimonadota bacterium genome is shown below.
CCATACGCTGAAACCTATCCCCGTAAGGGGGTGTTTAAATATCAGAATCAATGAGTTGTACCATGCTAACGCCCTGATGATAAGCGAAACATCCATATTAAAACCCAGTTCGATCCTACTTTCCATTGAGGAGGGAATAATCAACGGCAACAGTAGCATAAAGCCAATTCCCACATAGCGCATCGTCTTTAGTCTCAGCATTAGCAGAAAGACTCCAAATGCCACTGCTAGTATCACAATCCTAGTATAAGTATATAACATACCAAAAAGAATCAACAATGCTGCCATTGCATTAATCAGCTTTTTCGTCAAGTTCGTATGATATAAAACCAGACTCACTGCAAAAAAGAACGAAACTATATAAAATCCATTAATGGTCATGGCGGTAAACCAAAAAGATCCCAAGCGTTCCAAGGGATTTTGAATGGCAATGATAATCCCGTATAGCCCTACTACTGCAGCTACATATACTATACTCTGCATCCAAACGTACATTGAATTCAGTTCCAGGCGGAGATTAGCAAAGATTATCAGGATTATTAACGGAGTAATGACAGTACTAAAAAAATAGGTATAGCCCATTGAAGTATTTATCTTTATGGCGCTCAGGATGCCAAATGCCAGCAGCAGTGTTCCCGCCATTGGGTAAGGAATTGCAAGCTTCAGTTCATTTCGACGCAGGAATTCAATGAATCCCATCATTAACAGAAATCCCAATACCAGATAAAAGGTAAGCTCCATAGGCTTAAAGAATACAATCGCGATCAGAGGCAGACTGCTATGAATACCTATGCCAAACAGCAATGCATAGGCTACCCAAGCTACTATAATAAGCATCGCATAAATCAGATAACGTCCCGATATTTGTTGTGTTAAAGTTCCACACCAGATGCATCCGGCAATGATGATGGCAATAAGAATAGTTTGTAGCAGAGGCTTCAAGATTCCAATTAGCCTTGGCAATCCTGCCGAGTCTGTGCTCATATCCCGTTTCCCGTTATCTTTATCCTGTGTTTGTTTTTAACTATCGCTTCTTTTAGTAGGGCAATCACCACTGCTGCAAAGAATGCCAAAACGGTTGCAACGGCGCAGATCAAAGCTCTTTTAGGTTTATCTCTTCGTCCTGCCAAGCGAGGTTGATCAAGTATTTCCAGCGTGGGCATATCCTTCAGTTCTGTCAGTCGAGCAGCTTCATATTGCGGATACAAGAATTCATATATCGTCTTGTATACTTCCATATTCATCTTGATCTGGGCATACTGGGAAGAGATTGCGGGAATGCGGTCTATATCCAGCAAATATTCCGGTTTGGGAGCATTCCCACTGTTTTCCAGAGCTTTTATCTGAGTATCCAAGCCCTTCTTTTTCAGATCTAAGTCTATTAGTATTGGGCTATTAGCGCTATATTTAGACCTTGCCAGCTCCAGTTCGATATCCAGCTTCATTTTCTCTGCTATTAACACACCATAGGATTCAATCATAGACTTGGCCTGCGCTTCTAAGTCGACGGCTTTATTCTTTTCCTGAAATGTCTGGTTCACCACAATCAACGAATCCAGAATCATCCGCGTTTCTTTCACTCGTTCTTCCAAGAACTCCCGATTCAACTTACCCTGTGTAACCTTCTGCGTACGGTTGTATTCATCCAGACGCTTCAGATAGTAGTTTACTATATCCAGCGAAAGCTGTTTGCTTTTAGATTGGACAATGATGGTTATCAAACCGGTGTTTTTGTTAACCGAGAATTTAACCATATTGGATCTAAGCTTTTTTAAGGCATCATCCATATTACGTAGGGAATCAGGATTATCAAGCTTAAAATAATCTATCAGCTTATATTTGCGGATCACTTCCTCAGAAATTGTCCGGCTTAACATCACTGTAATAAAGTTCTCCGCCTTTTCCCCGCTGTCGGTTCCCAACAGGTCGGCTGGTAAACCAGAAAATCCTGGAATATCAAAGGGTATATCTGTTACATCATCTCCCACCGCAAAGAAACTGGTTTGCGAAGACCAAATCTCAGGTGTTAGAAGGCTATATGCAACCGCCCCAATCGCCACCACCAGCACGATCCCGATTATTAGTTTCCGATTCACCAAAATTATCCGCAGTAGATCAAAGAGGTCAAAGCTTGTTTGATTCATTTATCTCTTCCTTCATTATTATGTCCCGTCATTGTTTTTTACAGCTCTATCCTCATCCATGGATTCAACACATCAGGCACTTTGATGCTGCCATCTTCCTGCTGATAGGTTTCCAGCAGCGCGATCATCAGCCGCGGAGTTGCCAGTCCTGAGCCGTTAAGAGTATGCACATGGCGAATCTGGCCAGTGGCATCCTTATATCGGATATTAGCTCTTCTGGCCTGAAATTCTCCAAAACTACTAACCGAACTCACTTCCAGATACTTCTCTGAACCGGGAGCCCATACTTCCAGATCATAAGTGCGTTGCGAAGCAAAGGACAGATCGCCGGTACACAGATCCACTACCCGGTAATGCAACCCAAAGGCTTGTAATATCGCTTCGGCATTAGCCAGCATTTCATCCAGTGCAGTGGCAGATGTTTCCGGCTCTACAAAGCGCACCATCTCCACTTTATTAAATTGGTGCAGCCTTTGCAGCCCTTTCGTATCTTTGCCATAGGATCCTGCTTCTCTTCTAAAACAGGGCGTATAGGCCACAAACTTTTTTGGTAAGTCCTTGTAGTGTAGCACTTCATCAGTATAGATATTGGTAACAGGTACTTCCGCTGTAGGAATAAGGAACAGATCATCCTCATCAATGTGATACATATCGAATTCCAGCTTCGGCAATTGTCCGGTTCCAGTCATTGTTTTGCGGTTCACCGCCAACGGCACCATCAGTTCTACATAACCGTGTTTTTGCAGGTGATATTCCAGCATAAAGTTTATTAGTGCGCGTTCAAGCCTAGCCCCTTGCCCCGTATAGATTGGAAAGCCGCTGCCACTTAACTTGGCACCACGTGGAAAATCCAATAGTTTATTTATATTAGCAATTT
Proteins encoded:
- a CDS encoding O-antigen ligase family protein translates to MSTDSAGLPRLIGILKPLLQTILIAIIIAGCIWCGTLTQQISGRYLIYAMLIIVAWVAYALLFGIGIHSSLPLIAIVFFKPMELTFYLVLGFLLMMGFIEFLRRNELKLAIPYPMAGTLLLAFGILSAIKINTSMGYTYFFSTVITPLIILIIFANLRLELNSMYVWMQSIVYVAAVVGLYGIIIAIQNPLERLGSFWFTAMTINGFYIVSFFFAVSLVLYHTNLTKKLINAMAALLILFGMLYTYTRIVILAVAFGVFLLMLRLKTMRYVGIGFMLLLPLIIPSSMESRIELGFNMDVSLIIRALAWYNSLILIFKHPLTGIGFSVWSTWYPSVIPLQTLFAQHTHNVYLNLIVEMGIVGAASFLYLVWKIMRRFWQSCISHTGSILHFGMWVAMMAILF
- the serS gene encoding serine--tRNA ligase, with the protein product MIDIRFIRSNVELVRNAIRNKNEKADVDAIVALDEQRRKLQFDFDTLKAHQNAVSRSIAQKKKAKDDASKELEEMASVAEHIKELSAQLSEASESLQKLLLRIPNIPQPEVPVGRDESANEVLKYHGEKPEFAFRLKDHLEIANINKLLDFPRGAKLSGSGFPIYTGQGARLERALINFMLEYHLQKHGYVELMVPLAVNRKTMTGTGQLPKLEFDMYHIDEDDLFLIPTAEVPVTNIYTDEVLHYKDLPKKFVAYTPCFRREAGSYGKDTKGLQRLHQFNKVEMVRFVEPETSATALDEMLANAEAILQAFGLHYRVVDLCTGDLSFASQRTYDLEVWAPGSEKYLEVSSVSSFGEFQARRANIRYKDATGQIRHVHTLNGSGLATPRLMIALLETYQQEDGSIKVPDVLNPWMRIEL